Proteins from a single region of Budorcas taxicolor isolate Tak-1 chromosome 11, Takin1.1, whole genome shotgun sequence:
- the HSPA5 gene encoding endoplasmic reticulum chaperone BiP → MKLSLVAAVLLLLLGTARAEEEDKKEDVGTVVGIDLGTTYSCVGVFKNGRVEIIANDQGNRITPSYVAFTPEGERLIGDAAKNQLTSNPENTVFDAKRLIGRTWNDPSVQQDIKFLPFKVVEKKTKPYIQVDVGGGQTKTFAPEEISAMVLTKMKETAEAYLGKKVTHAVVTVPAYFNDAQRQATKDAGTIAGLNVMRIINEPTAAAIAYGLDKREGEKNILVFDLGGGTFDVSLLTIDNGVFEVVATNGDTHLGGEDFDQRVMEHFIKLYKKKTGKDVRKDNRAVQKLRREVEKAKRALSSQHQARIEIESFYEGEDFSETLTRAKFEELNMDLFRSTMKPVQKVLEDSDLKKSDIDEIVLVGGSTRIPKIQQLVKEFFNGKEPSRGINPDEAVAYGAAVQAGVLSGDQDTGDLVLLDVCPLTLGIETVGGVMTKLIPRNTVVPTKKSQIFSTASDNQPTVTIKVYEGERPLTKDNHLLGTFDLTGIPPAPRGVPQIEVTFEIDVNGILRVTAEDKGTGNKNKITITNDQNRLTPEEIERMVNDAEKFAEEDKKLKERIDTRNELESYAYSLKNQIGDKEKLGGKLSSEDKETMEKAVEEKIEWLESHQDADIEDFKAKKKELEEIVQPIISKLYGSAGPPPTNEEEAEDKDEL, encoded by the exons ATGAAGCTGTCCCTGGTGGCcgcggtgctgctgctgctgctcggcACGGCACGGGCGGAGGAGGAGGACAAGAAGGAGGACGTGGGCACGGTGGTCGGCATCGACCTGGGTACCACCTACTCCTG CGTCGGGGTGTTCAAGAACGGCCGCGTGGAGATCATCGCCAACGATCAGGGCAACCGCATCACGCCGTCTTATGTGGCTTTCACTCCTGAAGGGGAGCGTCTGATCGGCGATGCAGCCAAGAACCAGCTCACCTCCAATCCTGAGAACACAGTCTTCGACGCCAAGCGACTCATCGGCCGGACTTGGAACGACCCGTCCGTGCAGCAGGACATCAAGTTCTTGCCTTTCAAG GTGgttgaaaagaaaactaaaccaTACATTCAAGTTGATGTTGGAGGTGGGCAaacaaagacatttgctcctgAAGAAATTTCTGCCATGGTTCTCACTAAAATGAAGGAAACTGCTGAGGCTTATTTGGGAAAGAAG GTTACTCATGCAGTTGTTACTGTACCAGCATATTTCAATGATGCCCAACGCCAGGCAACCAAAGATGCTGGAACTATTGCTGGATTGAATGTCATGAGGATCATCAATGAGCC GACAGCAGCTGCTATTGCTTATGGCCTGGataagagggaaggggagaagaaCATCCTGGTGTTTGACCTGGGTGGTGGAACCTTTGATGTGTCTCTTCTCACCATTGATAATGGTGTCTTTGAAGTCGTGGCCACTAATGGAGATACTCATCTGGGTGGAGAAGACTTTGACCAGCGTGTCATGGAACACTTCATCAAGCTCTACAAAAAGAAGACTGGCAAAGATGTTCGGAAGGACAACAGAGCTGTGCAGAAACTCCGGCGTGAGGTAGAAAAGGCCAAACGGGCCCTGTCTTCCCAACATCAAGCAAGAATTGAAATTGAGTCCTTCTATGAAGGAGAAGACTTCTCGGAGACCCTGACTCGGGCCAAATTTGAAGAGCTAAACATG GACCTGTTCCGTTCAACCATGAAGCCTGTCCAGAAAGTGTTAGAAGATTCTGATTTAAAGAAGTCTGATATTGATGAAATTGTTCTTGTTGGTGGCTCTACTCGAATCCCAAAGATTCAACAGCTGGTTAAAGAGTTTTTCAATGGCAAGGAGCCATCCCGTGGCATAAACCCAGATGAGGCTGTGGCATATGGTGCCGCTGTCCAGGCTGGTGTGCTCTCTGGTGATCAAGATACAG GTGACCTGGTACTGCTTGATGTATGTCCCCTGACGCTTGGTATTGAAACTGTGGGAGGTGTCATGACCAAACTGATTCCAAGGAACACTGTGGTGCCCACCAAGAAGTCTCAGATCTTTTCTACAGCCTCTGATAATCAACCAACTGTTACCATCAAGGTCTATGAAG GTGAACGACCTCTGACGAAAGACAATCACCTTCTGGGAACTTTCGATCTGACTGGAATTCCTCCTGCACCCCGTGGGGTCCCACAGATTGAAGTCACCTTTGAGATAGATGTGAATGGCATTCTTCGAGTGACAGCTGAAGACAAAGGTACAGGCAACAAAAATAAGATCACAATTACCAATGACCAAAATCGCCTGACACCTGAAGAAATTGAAAGAATGGTCAATGATGCTGAGAAGTTTGCTGAAGAAGACAAAAAGCTCAAGGAGCGCATTGACACAAGAAATGAATTGGAAAGCTATGCCTACTCTCTTAAGAATCAGATTGGAGATAAAGAAAAACTGGGAGGTAAACTTTCCTCAGAAGATAAGGAGACCATGGAAAAAGCTGTAGAAGAAAAGATTGAGTGGCTGGAAAGTCACCAAGATGCTGACATTGAAGATTTCAAAGCGAAAAAGAAGGAGCTAGAAGAAATTGTTCAGCCAATTATCAGCAAACTCTATGGAAGTGCAGGCCCTCCCCCAACCAATGAGGAGGAAGCAGAAGACAAAGATGAGTTGTAG